The proteins below come from a single Solea senegalensis isolate Sse05_10M linkage group LG2, IFAPA_SoseM_1, whole genome shotgun sequence genomic window:
- the LOC122765145 gene encoding follistatin-related protein 1-like, with translation MLRSVAVLLLLSVALATAEELQSKSKVCANVFCGAGRECAVTEKGEPSCLCIETCKPHKRSVCGSNAKTYRNHCELHRDACLTGLKIQVAHDGHCQEKKTEQAAASPVVCYAADRNELRSRVIQWLQTEVVPDGWFVKGSNFSDILLKYFKSYDNGDSQLDSTELLKFIQHNDSVVEMQSYADQESNKLLRSLCVDALIELSDDNADWKLSFDEFLNCLKPGFNPPEKKCALEDETYEDGAETQVECNRCVCACGNWVCTAMTCADKIAAVDESTDAGAEMTEEEWNLRVAELNKHQETVEKMKASTKEA, from the exons GAGCTGCAGAGCAAGAGCAAAGTGTGTGCCAACGTGTTCTGTGGGGCCGGCAGGGAATGTGCTGTCACTGAGAAGGGGGAGCCCAGCTGTCTGTGCATAGAG ACCTGTAAGCCCCACAAGAGGTCAGTGTGTGGCAGCAATGCTAAGACCTACAGGAATCATTGTGAGCTCCACAGAGATGCTTGTCTGACCGGCTTGAAGATCCAGGTGGCCCATGATGGACACTGCCAGG aaaaaaagactGAGCAGGCAGCTGCCAGCCCAG TGGTATGCTACGCTGCCGACCGCAATGAGCTGAGGAGTCGTGTGATCCAGTGGCTGCAGACTGAGGTTGTCCCAGACGGCTGGTTTGTCAAAGGATCCAACTTCTCTGACATCCTGCTCAAATACTTCAAG TCTTATGACAATGGAGATTCTCAGCTAGACTCGACAGAGCTCCTCAAATTCATCCAGCACAATGATTCCGTTGTGGAGATGCAGTCCTACGCTGACCAGGAGAGCAACAAGCTGCTCAG gAGCCTGTGTGTTGATGCCCTCATCGAGCTTTCCGATGACAACGCAGACTGGAAGCTGAGCTTCGATGAGTTCCTTAACTGCCTGAAACCTGGCTTCAATCCACCAGAGAAGA aatgTGCCTTGGAGGATGAGACATATGAGGACGGAGCAGAGACCCAGGTGGAGTGCAACCGCTGTGTCTGCGCATGTGGCAACTGGGTCTGCACTGCGATGACCTGTGCTG ACAAAATTGCAGCTGTGGATGAATCCACAGATGCTGGAGCAGAGATGACTGAGGAGGAGTGGAACCTTCGCGTGGCTGAGCTCAACAAGCACCAG GAAACAGTGGAGAAGATGAAGGCGAGCACAAAGG